The following proteins come from a genomic window of Candidatus Thiodiazotropha sp. CDECU1:
- the gmk gene encoding guanylate kinase, whose translation MNGNVESGSMTAQGTLYILSAPSGAGKTSLLKALRERDTRLHVSVSHTTRAMRPGEQDGIDYHFLSQEAFLRIVGEGGFLEHAEVFGNYYGTSEAAVSAELKAGHDTVLEIDWQGARQVRKHFPDAVSIFILPPDQQTLRDRLDARGQDSEETIQRRMNQAVEEMSHYAEFDYLVINDDFDTALAELAAIVIAQRQRLTCQVARNSDKIGDLLQRI comes from the coding sequence ATGAATGGCAATGTGGAATCAGGCTCGATGACGGCTCAGGGCACACTCTATATTCTCTCCGCGCCCTCCGGTGCGGGAAAGACCAGCCTGCTGAAGGCGCTGCGCGAACGGGATACCCGCTTACATGTCTCTGTCTCCCATACTACAAGGGCGATGCGACCGGGTGAGCAGGATGGGATCGACTATCACTTTCTCTCCCAGGAAGCCTTCCTGCGCATCGTTGGTGAAGGCGGTTTTCTGGAACACGCCGAGGTCTTCGGCAACTACTATGGCACATCCGAAGCGGCCGTGAGTGCCGAGTTGAAGGCGGGACACGACACCGTGTTGGAGATCGATTGGCAGGGGGCGAGACAGGTGCGCAAGCACTTCCCCGATGCGGTTTCGATCTTTATTCTGCCGCCTGACCAGCAGACCTTGCGGGACCGGCTCGATGCCAGGGGGCAGGATAGTGAAGAGACTATTCAACGACGCATGAATCAGGCTGTGGAAGAGATGTCCCACTACGCGGAGTTCGACTATCTGGTCATCAACGATGACTTCGATACCGCCCTGGCTGAACTGGCGGCTATCGTGATCGCACAGCGGCAGCGTCTCACCTGCCAAGTGGCGCGTAACAGTGACAAAATTGGAGATCTGCTGCAGCGCATATAA
- a CDS encoding YicC/YloC family endoribonuclease, giving the protein MISSMTAFAREEHRGDLGILSWEIRSVNHRYLEMFLRLPEELRVLEPLVRERMNARLGRGKLDISLKFKPGSAAEAGLSVNQRLVLQLVDAEHQVSDLTGLSQSIRSADLLRWPGVLEEKEQDFTPVKKQAMALLETTIDSLIDNRLREGERLGKIVQQRCFGLKAQVEQVRDLMPEVLEGVRSRISDRLTEVMEELDEARLEQEMVILAQRLDVDEEMDRLETHLEEVERVLGADEPIGRRLDFLMQELNREANTLTSKSSSVDVTRAAVEMKVLIEQMREQIQNIE; this is encoded by the coding sequence ATGATCAGCAGTATGACAGCCTTCGCAAGGGAGGAGCACCGGGGTGACCTGGGTATCTTGAGTTGGGAGATCCGCTCGGTAAACCATCGCTATCTTGAGATGTTCTTGCGCTTACCCGAGGAGTTGAGGGTGCTGGAGCCATTGGTGCGGGAGCGTATGAATGCCAGACTCGGGCGGGGCAAACTGGATATCAGCTTGAAATTCAAGCCGGGTAGTGCCGCCGAGGCCGGATTGAGTGTCAACCAGCGCCTGGTTCTGCAACTCGTTGATGCGGAACATCAGGTAAGTGATTTGACTGGTCTGAGCCAGAGTATTCGCAGCGCCGATCTGCTGCGTTGGCCGGGTGTGCTGGAAGAGAAGGAGCAGGACTTTACCCCGGTCAAAAAGCAGGCGATGGCGCTGCTGGAGACCACCATCGACAGCCTGATCGACAATCGGCTGCGTGAAGGGGAGCGGCTTGGAAAGATTGTTCAGCAGCGCTGTTTTGGTCTGAAGGCACAGGTTGAACAGGTGCGCGACTTGATGCCGGAGGTACTGGAGGGTGTTCGAAGCCGGATCAGCGACCGCCTGACTGAGGTTATGGAGGAGTTGGACGAGGCCCGCCTGGAACAGGAAATGGTCATATTGGCGCAACGCCTCGATGTGGATGAAGAGATGGATCGCCTTGAAACCCACCTGGAGGAGGTGGAGCGGGTGCTGGGTGCGGATGAGCCCATCGGACGCAGACTCGATTTCCTGATGCAGGAACTCAATCGGGAGGCCAACACCCTGACTTCCAAATCCAGCAGTGTGGATGTGACCCGCGCCGCCGTGGAGATGAAGGTGCTGATCGAACAGATGCGTGAACAGATCCAGAATATCGAATAA
- a CDS encoding serine/threonine protein kinase has protein sequence MDKLRDSLPEGTEIDCYVVMKLVASGGFSLIYLAEDEDTQDEVIIKEFLPKKLAKRGDNGKVIPLDQKQADNFNRSLRLFYQEAKVLASLRHPNIVQVRGFFLANNTGYLVMDHERGKNLASYIKKRSGSLSTRFLMTVFPPILDALNQIHSRHLLHLDIKPSNIHLRTGGNPLLLDFGAVHEVQNEGSRTGRVVTTGFSPVEQYYQSGNVGPWSDVYAIGASMRACLDGKAPPSAIERHAKEKLKPAARIYRRRYPASMLEAIDWAMEIEYEKRPQNAGELLQALQADKLDSESAISDLIEEKRALS, from the coding sequence ATGGATAAGCTCCGAGACAGTCTGCCGGAAGGTACTGAAATCGACTGCTACGTGGTTATGAAACTGGTCGCGAGCGGAGGCTTCAGCCTGATCTATCTGGCCGAAGATGAGGATACCCAGGACGAGGTCATCATCAAGGAGTTCCTACCCAAGAAGTTGGCAAAGCGGGGGGACAACGGCAAGGTGATCCCCCTGGACCAGAAGCAGGCCGATAATTTCAATCGCAGCCTGCGACTCTTCTATCAGGAAGCCAAGGTCCTGGCCTCCCTGCGCCATCCCAATATCGTCCAGGTGAGAGGCTTCTTTCTAGCCAACAACACCGGCTATCTGGTGATGGACCATGAACGGGGTAAAAACCTTGCCAGCTATATCAAGAAACGTAGCGGAAGTCTCAGCACCCGCTTTTTGATGACCGTTTTCCCCCCGATACTCGATGCCCTCAACCAGATCCACTCACGCCACCTGCTGCATCTGGACATTAAACCAAGCAACATTCACTTGCGCACCGGGGGCAATCCCCTGCTGCTCGATTTTGGCGCCGTGCATGAAGTGCAAAATGAAGGCAGTCGTACCGGACGCGTTGTCACCACAGGCTTCTCACCTGTGGAGCAATATTACCAGTCCGGCAATGTGGGTCCCTGGAGCGATGTCTACGCCATCGGCGCCAGTATGCGTGCCTGTCTCGACGGCAAAGCACCCCCATCCGCGATTGAACGCCACGCCAAGGAGAAGCTGAAACCGGCAGCCAGAATATATCGCCGCCGCTACCCGGCAAGCATGCTGGAGGCGATCGACTGGGCGATGGAGATTGAGTACGAGAAACGGCCGCAGAACGCAGGCGAACTGCTGCAGGCACTGCAGGCCGACAAG